From one Larimichthys crocea isolate SSNF chromosome XVIII, L_crocea_2.0, whole genome shotgun sequence genomic stretch:
- the pdzk1 gene encoding Na(+)/H(+) exchange regulatory cofactor NHE-RF3 isoform X3, with amino-acid sequence MAGYKPKVISLTKKPGHTFGFFLRVEQGEDGHLIRCLEMGGPAELAGMKDGDRILRVNGTFVDGLAHSEVVDIVRNSGASVTFHILDEASYKQAKAQGVNLLSNKSTPVVNGVDKDDPKLKLCYLVNSSSGFGFSLRSVKGEEGFFITEVIPGNVGHNAGVRVNDRLVELNGENVEDATHEQVVDKIKLAGGSVMFLLVDQETDKFYKKKGMKIGAWLATVKHLPLKPRFINMTKGSDGYGFLLKEMPQKRGHFIKAIDRGSPAERAGLKEMDRLVAVDGQEVDNCSHDHVVDKIRLSGNKCCFLVVDKDTDQMYKLGKVSPMLFCEEMKESILPPSYIEALTLPSPDRASTSFKAKEEELKPKLCRMEKTSASYGFHLNGIQGVNGQYIMDVVKGGAAHRAGLVNGDIVVEVNGINVEQSSHEEAVEIIHRSGSSLEMLVAKRSVYEQLKAKGVSITRLLLGETSYAQVHYADSPEEEKREKARPETPTKPARERTPSSSSQESVDERL; translated from the exons ATGGCCGGGTACAAGCCAAAAGTAATTTCTCTGACCAAGAAGCCCGGTCATACATTTGGCTTCTTCTTGAGGGTGGAGCAGGGCGAGGACGGTCACCTGATCCGCTGCCTGGAAATGGGAGGTCCAGCTGAGCTGGCTGGCATGAAAGATGGAGATCGCATCCTGCGGGTCAATGGAACATTTGTTGATGGACTGGCCCATTCAGAG GTGGTGGACATTGTGAGAAACAGTGGAGCATCAGTCACGTTCCACATCCTCGATGAAGCTTCCTACAAGCAAGCCAAAGCACAGGGAGTGAACCTGTTGAGCAATAAGAGCACGCCGGTTGTCAACGGTGTGGACAAAGATGATCCAAAACTCAAACTGTGCTACCTGGTTAACTCCAGCTCAGGCTTCGGGTTTTCTCTTCGCTCAGTTAAAG GTGAGGAGGGTTTTTTCATTACAGAGGTGATCCCAGGAAACGTGGGTCACAACGCAGGGGTGAGAGTCAATGACCGTCTGGTGGAGCTCAACGGGGAGAACGTGGAGGACGCCACGCACGAGCAAGTAGTGGACAAGATCAAGCTGGCTGGTGGCAGCGTTATGTTCCTGCTGGTTGACCAGGAAACCGACAAGTTCTACAAGAAGAAGGGCATGAAGATAGGAGCGTGGTTAGCCACAGTCAAGCATCTCCCACTCAAGCCACGCTTCATCAACATGACCAAAGGATCCGACGGCTACGGCTTCTTGCTCAAAGAGATGCCCCAAAAAAGAG GCCACTTCATCAAGGCAATAGACAGAGGCAGCCCAGCAGAAAGAGCAGGCCTGAAGGAAATGGACAGACTTGTGGCTGTGGACGGCCAGGAGGTGGACAACTGCAGCCATGACCATGTGGTGGACAAGATTAGGCTGAGTGGAAACAAATGCTGCTTCCTAGTGGTGGACAAAGACACGGATCAAATGTATAAGCTG GGGAAAGTGTCTCCTATGCTTTTCTGCGAGGAGATGAAGGAGTCCATCTTACCGCCCAGTTACATAGAGGCCCTCACGTTACCTTCTCCTGACAGAGCGTCCACATCTTTTAAGGCAAAGGAGGAGGAACTAAAGCCCAAACTATGCAGGATGGAGAAGACTTCAGCTAGTTATGGCTTTCACCTAAACGGCATCCAGGGTGTGAATGGACAGTACATCATGGAC GTGGTGAAGGGCGGAGCAGCTCACAGGGCAGGTCTGGTGAATGGCGACATTGTGGTGGAGGTGAACGGAATAAACGTGGAGCAGAGCAGCCATGAAGAGGCGGTGGAAATAATCCACCGCAGCGGTAGCTCTTTGGAGATGCTGGTGGCTAAAAGGAGCGTCTATGAGCAGCTCAAAGCTAAAGGAGTGAGCATCACACGCCTGCTCCTCGGGGAAACGTCTTACGCTCAGGTCCACTACGCAGATTctccagaggaggagaaacgtGAGAAGGCCAGACCTGAAACCCCGACTAAACCAGCAAGAGAGAGG acgccatcatcttcatctcaaGAAAGTGTCGATGAGAGACTTTGA
- the si:ch73-390b10.2 gene encoding Golgi pH regulator, protein MSFVVDSVIMFTSQVLFFGFGWLFFMRQLFKDYEVRQYIVQVVFSITFAFSCTMFELIIFEILGALSSTSRYFHWKLNLYVILLVLIFVVPFYIGYFVVSNIRLLQRQKLLFACMVWFTFMYFFWKLGDPFPILSPKHGILSIEQLISRVGVIGVTLMALLSGFGAVNCPYTYMSYFLRNVTDSDILALERRLLQTMDMIVSKKKRIAMTRRQMYQRGEDQNKQTGFWGMIKSVTSTQTGSENLSLIQQEVDALEELSRQLFLETVDLQSTKERIEYSKTFQGKYFNFLGYFFSIYCVWKIFMATINIVFDRVGKTDPVTRGIEITVNYLGIQFDVKFWSQHISFILVGIIIVTSIRGLLITLTKFFYAISSSKSSNVIVLVLAQIMGMYFVSSVLLMRMSMPLEYRSIVTEVLGELQFNFYHRWFDVIFLVSALSSILFLYLAHKQAPEKHMAL, encoded by the exons gtGCTGTTCTTTGGATTCGGATGGTTATTCTTTATGCGGCAGCTGTTTAAAGATTATGAG GTGCGGCAGTACATCGTCCAGGTGGTTTTCTCTATCACCTTCGCTTTTTCATGTACCATGTTTGAGCTCATCATCTTTGAGATTCTTGGTGCCTTAAGTAGTAC TTCCAGGTATTTCCACTGGAAGCTGAATCTCTATGTGATACTGCTGGTTCTCATCTTTGTGGTGCCTTTCTACATCGGATACTTTGTTGTCAGCAACATACGTCTGT TGCAGAGACAGAAGCTTCTGTTCGCTTGCATGGTGTGGTTCACCTTCATGTATTTCTTCTGGAAGTTGGGAGACCCGTTCCCCATCCTCAGTCCGAAACATG GCATCCTGTCCATCGAGCAGCTAATCAGTCGTGTTGGTGTGATCGGAGTCACACTCATGGCTCTGTTGTCCGGGTTTGGTGCGGTCAACTGTCCCTACACGTACATGTCCTATTTCCTCAG AAATGTAACAGACAGTGACATTCTCGCTCTGGAGAGACGGCTGCTCCAGACCATGGACATGATTGTCAGCAAGAAGAAGCG AATCGCCATGACACGGAGGCAGATGTACCAGCGTGGGGAAGAccagaacaaacagacaggatTCTGGGGCATGATCAAGAGTGTTACCTCGACACAAACAGGCAGCGAGA ACCTCTCACTGATTCAGCAGGAAGTCGATGCTCTAGAGGAGCTGAGTCGACAGCTCTTCCTTGAGACTGTGGATCTGCAATCTACCAAG GAGCGAATTGAGTACTCGAAGACATTCCAGGGGAAATACTTCAACTTCCTCGGCTACTTCTTTTCCATCTATTGCGTTTGGAAAATCTTCATG gCCACTATAAACATTGTGTTCGATCGAGTTGGAAAGACGGATCCAGTGACGAGGGGTATCGAAATCACAGTGAACTACTTGGGCATCCAGTTCGAC GTAAAGTTTTGGTCCCAGCACATCTCTTTCATCTTGGTGGGAATAATAATCGTCACATCCATCCGTGGTTTGCTCATCACCCTCACTAAG ttCTTCTACGCCATATCGAGCAGCAAGTCCTCCAACGTCATCGTGCTCGTCCTCGCTCAGATCATG ggAATGTATTTCGTATCATCCGTGTTGCTGATGCGCATGAGCATGCCGCTGGAGTATCGCTCCATCGTGACGGAGGTTTTGGGAGAGCTGCAGTTCAACTTCTACCACCGCTGGTTCGACGTCATCTTCCTGGTCAGCGCCCTGTCGAGCATCCTCTTCCTGTATCTCGCTCACAAGCAGGCACCAGAGAAACACATGGCTCTCTGA
- the pdzk1 gene encoding Na(+)/H(+) exchange regulatory cofactor NHE-RF3 isoform X2 has protein sequence MATRLNVDMLTDIPAGTQKDMAGYKPKVISLTKKPGHTFGFFLRVEQGEDGHLIRCLEMGGPAELAGMKDGDRILRVNGTFVDGLAHSEVVDIVRNSGASVTFHILDEASYKQAKAQGVNLLSNKSTPVVNGVDKDDPKLKLCYLVNSSSGFGFSLRSVKGEEGFFITEVIPGNVGHNAGVRVNDRLVELNGENVEDATHEQVVDKIKLAGGSVMFLLVDQETDKFYKKKGMKIGAWLATVKHLPLKPRFINMTKGSDGYGFLLKEMPQKRGHFIKAIDRGSPAERAGLKEMDRLVAVDGQEVDNCSHDHVVDKIRLSGNKCCFLVVDKDTDQMYKLGKVSPMLFCEEMKESILPPSYIEALTLPSPDRASTSFKAKEEELKPKLCRMEKTSASYGFHLNGIQGVNGQYIMDVVKGGAAHRAGLVNGDIVVEVNGINVEQSSHEEAVEIIHRSGSSLEMLVAKRSVYEQLKAKGVSITRLLLGETSYAQVHYADSPEEEKREKARPETPTKPARERTPSSSSQESVDERL, from the exons GATATGGCCGGGTACAAGCCAAAAGTAATTTCTCTGACCAAGAAGCCCGGTCATACATTTGGCTTCTTCTTGAGGGTGGAGCAGGGCGAGGACGGTCACCTGATCCGCTGCCTGGAAATGGGAGGTCCAGCTGAGCTGGCTGGCATGAAAGATGGAGATCGCATCCTGCGGGTCAATGGAACATTTGTTGATGGACTGGCCCATTCAGAG GTGGTGGACATTGTGAGAAACAGTGGAGCATCAGTCACGTTCCACATCCTCGATGAAGCTTCCTACAAGCAAGCCAAAGCACAGGGAGTGAACCTGTTGAGCAATAAGAGCACGCCGGTTGTCAACGGTGTGGACAAAGATGATCCAAAACTCAAACTGTGCTACCTGGTTAACTCCAGCTCAGGCTTCGGGTTTTCTCTTCGCTCAGTTAAAG GTGAGGAGGGTTTTTTCATTACAGAGGTGATCCCAGGAAACGTGGGTCACAACGCAGGGGTGAGAGTCAATGACCGTCTGGTGGAGCTCAACGGGGAGAACGTGGAGGACGCCACGCACGAGCAAGTAGTGGACAAGATCAAGCTGGCTGGTGGCAGCGTTATGTTCCTGCTGGTTGACCAGGAAACCGACAAGTTCTACAAGAAGAAGGGCATGAAGATAGGAGCGTGGTTAGCCACAGTCAAGCATCTCCCACTCAAGCCACGCTTCATCAACATGACCAAAGGATCCGACGGCTACGGCTTCTTGCTCAAAGAGATGCCCCAAAAAAGAG GCCACTTCATCAAGGCAATAGACAGAGGCAGCCCAGCAGAAAGAGCAGGCCTGAAGGAAATGGACAGACTTGTGGCTGTGGACGGCCAGGAGGTGGACAACTGCAGCCATGACCATGTGGTGGACAAGATTAGGCTGAGTGGAAACAAATGCTGCTTCCTAGTGGTGGACAAAGACACGGATCAAATGTATAAGCTG GGGAAAGTGTCTCCTATGCTTTTCTGCGAGGAGATGAAGGAGTCCATCTTACCGCCCAGTTACATAGAGGCCCTCACGTTACCTTCTCCTGACAGAGCGTCCACATCTTTTAAGGCAAAGGAGGAGGAACTAAAGCCCAAACTATGCAGGATGGAGAAGACTTCAGCTAGTTATGGCTTTCACCTAAACGGCATCCAGGGTGTGAATGGACAGTACATCATGGAC GTGGTGAAGGGCGGAGCAGCTCACAGGGCAGGTCTGGTGAATGGCGACATTGTGGTGGAGGTGAACGGAATAAACGTGGAGCAGAGCAGCCATGAAGAGGCGGTGGAAATAATCCACCGCAGCGGTAGCTCTTTGGAGATGCTGGTGGCTAAAAGGAGCGTCTATGAGCAGCTCAAAGCTAAAGGAGTGAGCATCACACGCCTGCTCCTCGGGGAAACGTCTTACGCTCAGGTCCACTACGCAGATTctccagaggaggagaaacgtGAGAAGGCCAGACCTGAAACCCCGACTAAACCAGCAAGAGAGAGG acgccatcatcttcatctcaaGAAAGTGTCGATGAGAGACTTTGA
- the pdzk1 gene encoding Na(+)/H(+) exchange regulatory cofactor NHE-RF3 isoform X1 — translation MNRAEKPLNHPNAQQTAVRYRHASYLKDMAGYKPKVISLTKKPGHTFGFFLRVEQGEDGHLIRCLEMGGPAELAGMKDGDRILRVNGTFVDGLAHSEVVDIVRNSGASVTFHILDEASYKQAKAQGVNLLSNKSTPVVNGVDKDDPKLKLCYLVNSSSGFGFSLRSVKGEEGFFITEVIPGNVGHNAGVRVNDRLVELNGENVEDATHEQVVDKIKLAGGSVMFLLVDQETDKFYKKKGMKIGAWLATVKHLPLKPRFINMTKGSDGYGFLLKEMPQKRGHFIKAIDRGSPAERAGLKEMDRLVAVDGQEVDNCSHDHVVDKIRLSGNKCCFLVVDKDTDQMYKLGKVSPMLFCEEMKESILPPSYIEALTLPSPDRASTSFKAKEEELKPKLCRMEKTSASYGFHLNGIQGVNGQYIMDVVKGGAAHRAGLVNGDIVVEVNGINVEQSSHEEAVEIIHRSGSSLEMLVAKRSVYEQLKAKGVSITRLLLGETSYAQVHYADSPEEEKREKARPETPTKPARERTPSSSSQESVDERL, via the exons GATATGGCCGGGTACAAGCCAAAAGTAATTTCTCTGACCAAGAAGCCCGGTCATACATTTGGCTTCTTCTTGAGGGTGGAGCAGGGCGAGGACGGTCACCTGATCCGCTGCCTGGAAATGGGAGGTCCAGCTGAGCTGGCTGGCATGAAAGATGGAGATCGCATCCTGCGGGTCAATGGAACATTTGTTGATGGACTGGCCCATTCAGAG GTGGTGGACATTGTGAGAAACAGTGGAGCATCAGTCACGTTCCACATCCTCGATGAAGCTTCCTACAAGCAAGCCAAAGCACAGGGAGTGAACCTGTTGAGCAATAAGAGCACGCCGGTTGTCAACGGTGTGGACAAAGATGATCCAAAACTCAAACTGTGCTACCTGGTTAACTCCAGCTCAGGCTTCGGGTTTTCTCTTCGCTCAGTTAAAG GTGAGGAGGGTTTTTTCATTACAGAGGTGATCCCAGGAAACGTGGGTCACAACGCAGGGGTGAGAGTCAATGACCGTCTGGTGGAGCTCAACGGGGAGAACGTGGAGGACGCCACGCACGAGCAAGTAGTGGACAAGATCAAGCTGGCTGGTGGCAGCGTTATGTTCCTGCTGGTTGACCAGGAAACCGACAAGTTCTACAAGAAGAAGGGCATGAAGATAGGAGCGTGGTTAGCCACAGTCAAGCATCTCCCACTCAAGCCACGCTTCATCAACATGACCAAAGGATCCGACGGCTACGGCTTCTTGCTCAAAGAGATGCCCCAAAAAAGAG GCCACTTCATCAAGGCAATAGACAGAGGCAGCCCAGCAGAAAGAGCAGGCCTGAAGGAAATGGACAGACTTGTGGCTGTGGACGGCCAGGAGGTGGACAACTGCAGCCATGACCATGTGGTGGACAAGATTAGGCTGAGTGGAAACAAATGCTGCTTCCTAGTGGTGGACAAAGACACGGATCAAATGTATAAGCTG GGGAAAGTGTCTCCTATGCTTTTCTGCGAGGAGATGAAGGAGTCCATCTTACCGCCCAGTTACATAGAGGCCCTCACGTTACCTTCTCCTGACAGAGCGTCCACATCTTTTAAGGCAAAGGAGGAGGAACTAAAGCCCAAACTATGCAGGATGGAGAAGACTTCAGCTAGTTATGGCTTTCACCTAAACGGCATCCAGGGTGTGAATGGACAGTACATCATGGAC GTGGTGAAGGGCGGAGCAGCTCACAGGGCAGGTCTGGTGAATGGCGACATTGTGGTGGAGGTGAACGGAATAAACGTGGAGCAGAGCAGCCATGAAGAGGCGGTGGAAATAATCCACCGCAGCGGTAGCTCTTTGGAGATGCTGGTGGCTAAAAGGAGCGTCTATGAGCAGCTCAAAGCTAAAGGAGTGAGCATCACACGCCTGCTCCTCGGGGAAACGTCTTACGCTCAGGTCCACTACGCAGATTctccagaggaggagaaacgtGAGAAGGCCAGACCTGAAACCCCGACTAAACCAGCAAGAGAGAGG acgccatcatcttcatctcaaGAAAGTGTCGATGAGAGACTTTGA